Part of the Uloborus diversus isolate 005 chromosome 2, Udiv.v.3.1, whole genome shotgun sequence genome, GTCATTTGTTCGGAAACATATGAGAAAAGCAGTTTTAGCAATTCAGGTTACGAGTatataaattcacatttttaatgtatgacgAGCAAAAAAGTATCAATGGTTTTAATTCCTGAAAATGTGCATGTAGAATTTATCTTGTGCATTACTACATAGGGGGATAAAAACACATCTTATATCAATCAGTACTAAAATTGTATGAACATACTTAAATACGTcacgtcgaaaaaaaaaaaaaagaaagaaaataatagtaatgAGACTTTTTTTCAGCTATTGGTATAATAGCTATTATAACATTTTACACTCAAGCgttgagaaataaaattgaaaaaaaatcgtcATTAGAGTTTATAGACATTGCAGTATTTTGTTGAATTGCGATGCAAAAACACAAAATAGTTGAAAACTCATTACAGGGTGGCAATATTTACGCATGTCATTTCTAGAAAAGGAAactatgagaaaataaaatctcaTAATTTCGCTTTTGTTCGTTTTTTGTGAGTGACTTTCATCTATGTTGAGAATTTTACATGTCTTTCTTCACTGTCCTATGAATTTCTGTTTGGAAAAAATTTCGTTTAAACATTCAGTTGAATAAGTTAGATAAAcaagcagaaaataaaaagccaaacagcaaatgtttaaaataattcttttagacGCATATTagataagaaaatttaaatttaagttttaaaaaatcacttatgaTTACTGAAGTGCAGTTCTAACGATGGGGTTTTAATCcattattttaatgcttttgaaCAGGTGCAATAGATATATTATGAACTCTTTGCAGCATTACCGTTACATGTTTCCTTACCAATTTTGTTTCTGTGAAATATATCTTAAGAGTTACTTTTTCAAACAGTTCACAGAAATTATTTAATGTTGTTTGGGGTTACTTACAATACGAAAgaggaatttctgaaaaaatcttAATAGTTTTCTCTAATTAGTGAATGtatacaaaaatgcttttttttttaatattgaaatttcaaattcagAACCTCAGGGTTAGATTATACATGGGAGTTAAATTATTTGAGAGTTAAATTCTGTACATGCGGTTACACTAGTTTTCCTAATACCATAACCAAGTAggataaaatggtaaaattaaaCTATATATCTAGCAAAATTTACTCGGAAGAAAATtgaacattaaattttcttttttcgggTAAATCCCAggtaattttatgtaattttatattttcagaaTGCTGCCAAAATCAATATCTATCTGGAAAAGCCAAACTATTCAAAGCTTTTTAGATTACAAACCTAATGATATTTGAATTTCGTTgcaataaaagcaataaagttttATCGTATTTGTACTTATTTTTGATAAACATAAACATGAAAATCCTCATCACTTATTGTCACGTTGAATATCTTAAAAGCTAGTTCTGTGAGACAAGGTTATTTTGAGATGACACCGGTTATGAAACAGCGCAACTGTTTCGCTTGATCTTCTTGTTCTTGATGACATTGTTATTGGACTTCGGCAATGCGTAGAGGGGGAGAGATGTTCTCCGTTTCTGGACCGCTGGATTCAGATCATAAGGAAAGTTGGCTTGGACGAGGATTTCCTTGAAAATCTTCACGATGTTGCAGCCCTCTTTGGCAGAAGACTCCACGAATCGATTTTCCCAATCGATGGTGACGATTGTATCGGCGACCTCCTTCTGCACCATCCTCTGCTTTTCGAGATCACATTTATTGCCAACCACTACTATGGGAACGTCGGATTGCTTGTGTTCCAGAATCATTTGCTTCAGTCTTCGAACTTCCTCGAAAGACTTGTCGTCGTTGATGGCGTAGACCAGGATGAAAGCGTCTCCAGTGTCAACAGCAAGTTTTCGCATGGCTGGAAACTCATAAGTACCACTAGTGTCAAGGATGTCAAGTACTAAACCAGTATTACCTACATCGTACTCACCCCTGTACAGCTCTTCTACCGTTGGCATGTACTCGGTCGGGAAGTAGTCGTACAGAAACTGGTGTACGATTGCTGTTTTGCCTACGCAAGCAGCCCCCATCAGGACTAACCTATAGTGACCTTTGATGTCATAGCAGGCATTCTCGTTGACGCTGTTCAGCGATGGGGTGTGGGAGCTCGGCATAGTGACAGATGAGGGATTTCAGCAAAAGTAAAATGTGACTTGATAATTCGTCTGGAGTAGGCCTAGTAAATGCAAGTTAATCACAAACGCTTCGTATCAAAGCTTTATTGGTGCTCTAAGAAAAGGAAGATCAAAAAGTGTTATAAAGTTAGTCttgaaatttagtttcaaaatgcAATAACTATCAAAGGCATATTTTTTCTACACATAAATAAGTCaataatattttcttaataatgATTCAGATTTtaagaaagaattttaaaattgaaaagtttatttttaaacagcttttttttttcattaaaggaGAAGAAAGTCCTTTAAAATTTCTACAAATATCAGTTTagttcaaaacaaatatttttaaaaataaatattactgtatcatttacttattttaatttatatattttgcacACATAATTTGTTTATCCAGTTTACTCACGGTTGTCTCTATAAAGTGCTTGCtatgaaattttagaaaagtgaaatatcattttttttttacatttttaatacgcATTGAAATTGTATCCCAAACACCtacgcttaatgtaataaaaatttaaaattaatcagaCATAATACGgatgaaaaataagtatttttccaTACGTATTGAAACTAAACGAAGAGTTAAAATTGTgcaattaattcaatttttttaaatttaatttataaaacctaattttaagcatttacttaattttttgctTGCATATTGTTACATTGTTGGTTTTTTGCGTAATTATAATCTGTTTCTcttttattactcttttttttacatttttactattAGTATTTCCAttgatcaatttgtaaaaaaattattctaaatctCTGTTTTGCTTTCTCACGTTTTAATTTCCAATTCAACTATATCCTTCAAGTTTAACTTGcttattcatttttatattttgcatcatttatgttttaatttacttaaatCATTTATACGATGGAGTTATCTCtgctcgattttttttctactggTTGCACCTTGTTGTAACCAAGTATCTCGTTTCATGGGGAACAAAAAGTAAATTACGTAttacaaacataaaattaatgtaATCTAATTGATAACACTATCTCAATTTTATATGAAACTGcagttttagtgaaaattttataatgtttcattttactcAATAAAACATATAAATTCACTCTTACCTGAAAAAACTATATAATTCCAACTTTTAGAAGTTAAAACAAATCCATGACAAACCACTTATAAGCTATATACAATAAAAATGAGT contains:
- the LOC129217631 gene encoding ras-related protein Rap-1b-like, with product MPSSHTPSLNSVNENACYDIKGHYRLVLMGAACVGKTAIVHQFLYDYFPTEYMPTVEELYRGEYDVGNTGLVLDILDTSGTYEFPAMRKLAVDTGDAFILVYAINDDKSFEEVRRLKQMILEHKQSDVPIVVVGNKCDLEKQRMVQKEVADTIVTIDWENRFVESSAKEGCNIVKIFKEILVQANFPYDLNPAVQKRRTSLPLYALPKSNNNVIKNKKIKRNSCAVS